From the Verrucomicrobiia bacterium genome, the window TTGGGGCCAAAAGAGCCAACGACTACGGCGGCGTGATAACGCACCCATTGGTTGGTATCGGTCAAAGCCTTTGCCAACGCTGGAATAACGCCCGGCCCCATGTATTGGAAAGTGTCCAGACAAAATGGATTTTCTACGGACAGTCGCATGAGTTCCGGTGCGGCAGATTCTCCAGCCGGTCCCAAAACCCAAAAAGCCTGAACCGCTCGGTGGCTGCGGTCATTAAAGGTTACGAACCTGAACCGATTCTGATTGATATACATTTTGCCGAGAAGATCGTTGCCCAAATTCGCCATCCCTTCCCGCAGCCGATGACGGGGCCGGTCAAGATCCGATAGCAGTCGGGGCAAAATGTTTGTGCCCAGTTCCCTGATTGCGATGGTGGCGTTGCTGCGCACAAGCGGCGGCTGGCCATAATCCATTCCGGCCAGCCATTCACTCAATGGCTTTCCTTTATAAATTTTTTCATTCGATCGCTCTATTAGCCAGGCCACGCCGCTGAACAAAACAAGCGCCGCTATA encodes:
- a CDS encoding HEAT repeat domain-containing protein, producing MGKHRLIILAIAALVLFSGVAWLIERSNEKIYKGKPLSEWLAGMDYGQPPLVRSNATIAIRELGTNILPRLLSDLDRPRHRLREGMANLGNDLLGKMYINQNRFRFVTFNDRSHRAVQAFWVLGPAGESAAPELMRLSVENPFCLDTFQYMGPGVIPALAKALTDTNQWVRYHAAVVVGSFGPKASEVVPILLINLAETNPTVRREMTNALMKIDPIAAAKTGIN